Genomic DNA from Fimbriimonas ginsengisoli Gsoil 348:
GAAACCACCACGATATCGGTCTCCCTTCGGGCTCTCCGCATCAAATCGAGATGCCCCTCGTGGAAAGCACCCATCGTGGGCACGAACCCAATCGATCGATGACTAGGCGGCGGAAGCTCCCTTGCCTTGCGGACGATCTTCAAAAACTATTCTCCGAGGTGGGAAAACTTCCGTCCCTAACCACCTCGGTGTAACTGCGAAGCCCATCTAATAAGCAGTCGCTGCCATGGACGAACGCTCGCGCATGGCGAAAACTTCCGGCAGAAAGCCCGAGCACGTCGTACAGAACTTGAATCTGCCCCGAGCAGCCCGCCCCCGCGCCGATGCCGATCGTCGGAATCGAAACCGCCTCCGTTATTCGCTCCGCAAGCTCGGCCGGAATCAGCTCTAAAACCATCGAAAACGCTCCGGCATCCTCAAGCCGCTTCGCGGTATCGATAATCGATTCCCCCTTACTTCCCTTCCCTTGAACCCGATGCCCACCAAAGAGATTAACCGACTGGGGCGTCATCCCAAGGTGTCCCATCACCGGGATCCCGGCGCGGACGCACGCCTCGATCTGCTCCGTGTAATCACCCTCCAGCTTCACCGCCTCGGCCCCCGCTTTCATCAGCGCGACCGCCGAACCAACGGCATCGGAAACCGACACTTGGAAACTACCGAAGGGGAGGTCGCTAACCAGTAACGCCCGCTTCACCCCGGCTCGGGTCGCCCGGGTGTGGTGCAGCATATCCTCCAAGGTCACCGGGACCGTCGTGGGGTAGCCGAGCAAGACATTGCCCACAGAATCGCCGACTAGAACGAGATCGACCCCCGCTGCATCCGCTAGGGCGCCAAATAGTGCGTCGTAAGCGGTTACGCAAACGACGCGCCTTCCCTTCTCGCGCATCGCGCGTATGTGCGGTACCGTGACCCGTTCCGACATGTCTGGCAGTTTACCGTCCGGCTATCGAGCTCGTTCTTACCCCAGCGCGGCCAAAACCTCGGCCGCATGGCCTTGAGGCTTCACCTTGCGATAGATCTTTTCGATCTTTCCGTTGGGATCTAGCACATAGGTCGATCGTTCGATCC
This window encodes:
- the panB gene encoding 3-methyl-2-oxobutanoate hydroxymethyltransferase, producing the protein MSERVTVPHIRAMREKGRRVVCVTAYDALFGALADAAGVDLVLVGDSVGNVLLGYPTTVPVTLEDMLHHTRATRAGVKRALLVSDLPFGSFQVSVSDAVGSAVALMKAGAEAVKLEGDYTEQIEACVRAGIPVMGHLGMTPQSVNLFGGHRVQGKGSKGESIIDTAKRLEDAGAFSMVLELIPAELAERITEAVSIPTIGIGAGAGCSGQIQVLYDVLGLSAGSFRHARAFVHGSDCLLDGLRSYTEVVRDGSFPTSENSF